The following coding sequences lie in one Maribacter forsetii DSM 18668 genomic window:
- the rpsJ gene encoding 30S ribosomal protein S10 encodes MSQKIRIKLKSYDHNLVDKSAEKIVKTVKTTGAVVTGPIPLPTHKKIFTVLRSPHVNKKSREQFQLSSYKRLLDIYSSSSKTIDALMKLELPSGVEVEIKV; translated from the coding sequence ATGAGTCAGAAAATTAGAATAAAACTAAAATCTTACGATCACAATTTGGTGGATAAGTCTGCTGAGAAGATTGTAAAAACGGTAAAGACTACCGGTGCTGTTGTAACAGGGCCAATTCCTTTACCAACACATAAAAAGATATTTACGGTATTGCGTTCACCGCACGTAAATAAGAAATCTAGAGAGCAGTTCCAATTAAGTTCTTATAAGAGATTATTGGATATCTATAGCTCTTCATCTAAAACTATTGATGCACTTATGAAGTTAGAGCTTCCAAGTGGTGTAGAAGTAGAGATTAAGGTGTAA
- the rplC gene encoding 50S ribosomal protein L3, protein MSGLIGKKVGMTSIFDENGKNIPCTVIQAGPCVVTQVRTEEVDGYSALQLGFDDKAESRAIKAELGHFKKAGASPKKKVVEFRDFEGEFKLGDTVGVDVFAEGQFVDVIGTSKGKGFQGVVKRHGFGGVGQATHGQHNRLRAPGSIGAASYPARVFKGMKMAGRMGTDRVTVQNLRVLKVVPEKNLLVVKGCVPGHKNAYVTIQR, encoded by the coding sequence ATGTCTGGGTTAATAGGAAAGAAAGTAGGCATGACCAGTATTTTTGACGAGAATGGAAAAAACATTCCATGTACCGTTATACAGGCTGGACCATGTGTAGTTACCCAAGTCAGAACCGAAGAGGTCGACGGGTATAGTGCCCTTCAACTTGGTTTCGATGACAAGGCAGAAAGTCGTGCTATTAAGGCTGAATTAGGCCATTTTAAAAAAGCAGGTGCTTCTCCTAAGAAAAAAGTCGTTGAGTTCCGAGATTTTGAAGGTGAATTTAAATTAGGTGACACTGTTGGTGTTGATGTTTTTGCTGAAGGACAATTCGTAGATGTTATTGGTACATCTAAGGGTAAAGGTTTTCAGGGTGTTGTAAAACGTCACGGATTCGGTGGAGTTGGTCAAGCAACTCATGGTCAGCATAACAGACTTAGAGCTCCTGGTTCTATTGGTGCTGCATCATATCCTGCAAGAGTATTTAAAGGTATGAAAATGGCCGGTAGAATGGGTACTGATCGTGTAACGGTTCAGAACCTTAGAGTTTTAAAAGTAGTTCCAGAAAAGAATCTTTTAGTAGTAAAAGGTTGTGTTCCGGGCCATAAGAATGCTTATGTAACCATACAAAGGTAG
- the rplD gene encoding 50S ribosomal protein L4, producing MKIAVLDIKGKDTGRKANLSDDVFAIEPNDHAVYLDVKQYLAHQRQGTHKAKERAEIAGSTRKIKKQKGTGTARAGSIKSPVFRGGGRIFGPRPRDYSQKLNKNLKRLARKSALTLKSKENAILVVEDFDFDTPKTKDFVQVLKTLGLENKKSLIVLGDSNKGVYLSSRNFKGSEVITNSELSTYKILHANSVVLLESSLEGIESNLNKQ from the coding sequence ATGAAAATAGCAGTTTTAGATATTAAAGGAAAAGACACAGGTAGAAAGGCAAACCTTTCTGATGATGTTTTCGCTATAGAGCCTAATGATCATGCAGTTTACCTAGATGTAAAGCAGTATTTGGCTCACCAGAGACAAGGTACGCACAAAGCAAAGGAAAGAGCTGAGATTGCTGGTAGTACTAGAAAAATTAAGAAACAAAAAGGTACAGGTACTGCGAGAGCAGGTAGTATTAAATCTCCAGTCTTTAGAGGTGGTGGTAGAATATTTGGCCCTAGACCTAGAGATTATAGTCAAAAGTTAAATAAAAACTTAAAGCGTTTGGCAAGAAAATCTGCATTGACTTTAAAGTCTAAAGAGAATGCAATTTTAGTAGTTGAAGACTTTGATTTTGACACTCCAAAAACTAAAGATTTTGTTCAGGTTTTAAAGACTTTAGGTCTTGAGAATAAAAAGTCTTTAATAGTGTTGGGTGATTCAAATAAAGGTGTATATTTGTCTTCGCGTAATTTTAAAGGCTCAGAAGTTATAACTAACTCAGAATTAAGTACTTACAAAATTCTTCATGCTAATAGTGTGGTGTTGTTAGAAAGCTCTTTAGAAGGAATTGAATCGAATTTAAATAAACAATAA
- the rplW gene encoding 50S ribosomal protein L23, producing the protein MSVLIKPIITEKMTADSELNNRYGFVVDPKANKLQIKDAVEATYGVSVKKVRTMNYGPSRKSRYTKTGVQHGKTNAIKKAIVDVVEGDIIDFYSNL; encoded by the coding sequence ATGAGTGTGTTGATAAAACCAATTATAACGGAAAAGATGACTGCTGATAGCGAGTTGAATAACCGTTATGGATTCGTAGTTGACCCTAAGGCTAACAAGTTGCAGATTAAAGATGCGGTTGAAGCTACTTATGGTGTTTCTGTGAAGAAGGTCCGTACAATGAATTACGGTCCTTCAAGAAAATCCAGATATACAAAAACTGGTGTACAGCATGGAAAAACAAATGCTATTAAAAAAGCGATTGTTGATGTTGTAGAAGGTGATATTATCGATTTTTACAGTAATCTATAA